A part of Streptomyces sp. NBC_01497 genomic DNA contains:
- a CDS encoding GNAT family N-acetyltransferase: MTPDVSLREVEDGDLPLLFAMMRDPAAVEMAAFTHEDPDDRAHFDAHWRRIRAPERTDVLRTVLADGRVAGMTALYGPTPGEREVTYWVDRALWGRGIATGALRALLALVPDERPVHASAAADNAGSLRVLRACGFEVTGESVSHANARGGPIREIHLTLR; the protein is encoded by the coding sequence GTGACCCCCGACGTGTCCCTGCGGGAGGTCGAGGACGGCGACCTCCCGCTGCTGTTCGCCATGATGCGGGACCCGGCCGCCGTCGAGATGGCGGCTTTCACGCATGAGGACCCGGACGACCGGGCGCACTTCGACGCGCACTGGCGCCGCATCCGGGCGCCGGAGCGCACGGACGTCCTGCGGACGGTGCTGGCCGACGGGCGGGTCGCCGGAATGACGGCGCTGTACGGGCCCACGCCGGGCGAGCGCGAGGTCACGTACTGGGTGGACCGCGCCCTGTGGGGACGCGGCATCGCGACCGGGGCCCTGCGCGCGCTGCTCGCCCTGGTCCCGGACGAGCGCCCGGTGCACGCGAGCGCGGCGGCGGACAACGCCGGGTCGCTGCGCGTGCTGCGAGCCTGCGGGTTCGAGGTCACGGGCGAGTCGGTGTCGCACGCGAACGCGCGGG